In Oncorhynchus gorbuscha isolate QuinsamMale2020 ecotype Even-year linkage group LG26, OgorEven_v1.0, whole genome shotgun sequence, the DNA window CTTAATTCTTTGCATTATTGAATTGCGGATAGAAGAAGTCTGATTGCTAGTGTCACAAACGGGCTTGTAGCCCATAACAAAGAGGGTGACAACGTGGAGATGAGGAATAACAAAAGTACATACATTAACTAAAGTAAACTAtatacaattaacaatggtgtgtgttgtcagtagtgtaagtgagcgGTTGCATTCATCGATggtgataatgaggggtgttgagACGTGCCAAAACAAAGAAACCACAAAACGCCAGAACCAAAAATAATAGTGTGGAGAGAGTTTCCTCAGTGAACGGGGGGAAAAGGTGTATACATCTCCGGGACACAACTGATCCCAGGTGCGTCCCACATCGCTGACAACCCTCCCAGCTCCGTCCCCCGACATCCCACCAAGGAAAACAggagcaaagagaaagaatttGGCAGACATAacgggagggtcgtcacactagTTGTCAGCAGAATTACATAATTATGTCTCTATTTTAATCAAACTCTCCGATTTTCAAGTATTAGATCCAGAGTTATATGTACGTATGGAGACTGTTTCTGAGGTCAGCTGTAGAGCTGTACACCATGTTTTGGTTGAAAGATGTCTAATTGAAAACGATTCATTTGAAATGAGAACACCAAATGTACCTGCCATACATCCATACACACATATTCATGTAGTCAGTCTATGATAAAGCATTAATATCTCTGAAACAAGTGAAACCACACAGTCCATTCTCATTCAACCACATAATCTTTATTGATGGTTCTGTTAATAACTTATTTGAAAGACTCAGTGGTTTCCATCACCTTTCCATCCACAGTGGTCTGGGTCACGATGATCGTCTTGGTAACCACTGTGGAGTCAAAAATGGACAAGGAGTAAATCTCTTTGCAATACTCACATACTGAGCACTTTAAAGCATCATTTTAGAATCATTTTTGTTTCTTAACATCTTCATTAGTTCACTTTTGATACAGTTCAAAATAATGGTCAACTTTCAACTGTTGAAGATACAGCATATTGCTTTCAGCTTAAAATCAAGCAAGACCAAGTATCATCAGTCTCATGATGATGCGTTTGGGAAGAAGTCTACAAAGGCCTATTGCCAGCTGTATACAATGGCTCACCTTGGGTGGAGCTGTCGTCCTCTCCGTCCAGCAGCCTCCTATACTCTGCAATCTCCAGCTCCAGCCGGGTCTTGAGGTCCAGCAACATGTCGTACTCCTGCTTGTTGTGGGTGATGTTGGCGTGGAGCTGGGAGAGCTGGAGCTCCAGGCTAGTCACCATGCTCTGGAGCCCTGCCAGCTGAGCAGAGTAGCGCTTCTGGGTGTCTGCCAGGGTGCCCTCCAAGGAGGATTTCTAtcgggggaggagggagtgggtgAAGGGTGAAATAGCAcctagacgctgatcttgggtcCGTATTTCCTCCCCACTAATGGTAAAGTTTAGGATTAGATGAGGGGTAGCTGATCCTAGATCGTTACCTAAGGAAAACTTCCCCCTGGAGTAAACTAGTGGGTATACTGGTGCCTTGTCCAATGATATACTGCCACAGTATGTGACACTGTTGCACAAGTTTTGCTTCTGTTCAAGGGGGATAGGGTGGGTAACCTCTCCATTGCACTACACATATGcataatattatattattgtaTAACTCGGTTGCACAAAAGTGTGTGAGAGGTTGTGAATCTGGTGCTCCAATAGACTGTTCGGTCAGGGCCAGACATGAGGTGGGCATGTTGCCAAGTTCAAAATGTCAGTAAGGTATTTATGGGTGTCAGAATAACGATATGCAGAGACCTGGCTAAAATCCATGCCTGAGTTTTCACTTCCAATTCTATTatggcttttgtgtgtgtgtgtgtgtgtgtgtgtgtgtgtgtgtgtgtgtgtgtgtgtgtgtgtgtgtgtgtgtgtgtgtgtgtgtgtgtgtgtgtgtgtgtgtgtgtgtgtgtgtgtgtgtgtgtgtgtgtgtgtgtgtgtgtgtgtgtgtgtggtcttgtacCATGCTCAGATGGGACTGCAGTTCAATCTGAAGCCTCTGGAGGGTGTTCTTGGACTCCTTCAACTCTGTGAGGCAGCTGACCAGCTGCTCATTGTTTGTCACGACTTCAATCTCCACTGTGGCCAGCTATacaggtaaaaaaaaacacattagtCAACACAGTTTACCTCAGAGCCAACTCACTCAGTCTCTAAACTGATTTCCATGCTTCAATAGATCATTGACTTCATCCTATATACGATAATATACGTTCTTCATGCTTTAAACATGTTTTTTAATTAACACTTCAAATGTAACACTTTTAATTTTAATACAAGTTTTTTTAGGGCAGCTGACATGGTCTGAAACTGAATTGCATTATTcttatgaggggaaaaaaacctTTAGAGAGTAACTCTTTTGGGTAAATGACAACATATAGTAAGTATCTTGGTCATTCGGCTCACCTTGCCCTGGTACCAGGCTTCCAGCTCTTTGCGGTTCTTGACGGCCACAAACTCGTAGTGCTTCCTAATCTCGGTCATGGCTGCGTTCAGGTCCTGGGATGGGGCAGCATCCACCGATACATTCACCTGGCTGCCCACGTGGGACTTTACCATGGCAATCTCCTATAGGTCAGAGGGCGTAACCTCAGTTAGTAACCATAACAACCAACAGCAGCTTGACTGCGATTAAACAGGTCTCAACGTTTTAGATCAATCACACTTGTGATTACATGTTTTTCAACCAGAGGATTTGAAACCTGAGGGATTAAGTGATTGTCAACTAATCTAATGTCTCTTACTGGTCAATATATAACCCATTAGGCACCATACATgaactgtaatgtgtgtgtttatg includes these proteins:
- the krt98 gene encoding keratin 98, producing the protein MSFTSRSYTSSRALSMYGGASGHGSRISTSQAGGFCGTSSSWGGLDLADGLDLHVSANEKSTMQNLNDRLASYLGKVRCLEEENAELEKKIKDWYASRTVICHDHSAYFATIAGLKDKIHLASRSNAKTLLDIDNAKLAAEDFKMKYENEQSMRMAVEADISGLRRVMGDMNLGRSDLEMRHGGLKDELVVLQRSHQEEIAMVKSHVGSQVNVSVDAAPSQDLNAAMTEIRKHYEFVAVKNRKELEAWYQGKLATVEIEVVTNNEQLVSCLTELKESKNTLQRLQIELQSHLSMKSSLEGTLADTQKRYSAQLAGLQSMVTSLELQLSQLHANITHNKQEYDMLLDLKTRLELEIAEYRRLLDGEDDSSTQVVTKTIIVTQTTVDGKVMETTESFK